A genomic window from Lotus japonicus ecotype B-129 chromosome 1, LjGifu_v1.2 includes:
- the LOC130710539 gene encoding protein FAR-RED IMPAIRED RESPONSE 1-like has product MEVMMGQKGGAESVGFTGKDLANHLDKQKRKRVKDGDAVAALSYLQGKLDSDPLFFFKYNKSEQGNLLNLLWCDGTSRMDYNVFGDVVAFDSTYKKNKYNKPLVIFCGYNHHKQTTIFAAALVHDEKTETFIWVLETLTEAMFNRHPKVAVTDGDLAMKEAIRVVWPNTTHRQCAWHIHQNALKNIRNLDFADEFKLFVYANLNPDKFGEKWDKLVEKYGIANNPWIDTMYETRASWASTFMQDKFFAGIRTTSLCEGINSFIKNYLHCKCSLLDFLFNFERAMKKYRHNELESDFKSSYGEPVMTTALSGIEYGAAKILTRSMFWEVKGQIEDALGLNVERSEVANIVMMKMRKISNRRKEYIVVYDKNQKKFVCECGYFEFYGIPCSHIIAGMRSEYIDEFPSNLVSKRWLKTAKSAHVYSISEPGIHSQNMKLLRKGAMSAACNYLAEIACEKDDDFSSVMEDIYKLLRDVQKSRKPGCTTKSAAFNVGDPTVVQGRGAPKKTRTVTKRRHCSNCMGIGHTIRTCPVLLYPAQVNNSETGESEVKELRTAQTTR; this is encoded by the coding sequence ATGGAGGTGATGATGGGCCAAAAAGGTGGGGCTGAGTCCGTAGGCTTTACCGGCAAGGACTTGGCCAACCACCTAGACaagcaaaaaaggaaaagagTCAAGGATGGTGATGCAGTTGCGGCGCTGTCCTATTTACAAGGAAAACTTGACAGTGACCCACTATTTTTCTTCAAGTACAACAAATCGGAACAAGGTAATCTCCTTAACTTGCTATGGTGTGATGGAACCAGTAGAATGGATTATAACGTGTTTGGAGATGTGGTTGCCTTTGATAGCACATACAAGAAGAACAAGTATAACAAACCTCTTGTGATTTTTTGTGGATACAACCACCACAAGCAAACAACTATCTTTGCTGCTGCACTTGTTCATGATGAGAAAACTGAGACTTTCATATGGGTTTTGGAAACCTTGACTGAAGCAATGTTTAACAGGCATCCTAAGGTGGCGGTTACAGATGGAGATCTAGCAATGAAGGAAGCTATTAGAGTTGTGTGGCCGAATACCACGCATCGTCAATGTGCATGGCACATTCACCAGAATGCtttgaaaaatattagaaaTCTTGATTTTGCAGATGAATTCAAGTTATTTGTGTACGCTAACTTAAACCCTGACAAGTTTGGAGAGAAGTGGGATAAACTGGTTGAGAAATATGGTATAGCCAACAATCCATGGATTGATACGATGTATGAGACAAGAGCTTCTTGGGCAAGCACCTTCATGCAAGACAAATTTTTTGCCGGTATTAGGACGACATCCTTATGTGAAGGTATTAACTCATTCATAAAGAATTATCTGCATTGTAAGTGTTCTTTGTtggattttcttttcaatttcgaGCGGGCTATGAAGAAATACAGGCACAATGAGTTGGAATCTGATTTTAAGTCTTCTTATGGTGAGCCTGTTATGACAACTGCACTTAGTGGCATTGAGTATGGAGCTGCCAAAATATTAACAAGGAGCATGTTTTGGGAAGTCAAGGGTCAAATTGAAGATGCCCTGGGGCTAAATGTGGAGCGTTCTGAGGTGGCCAATATtgtgatgatgaaaatgagaaaaattagCAATCGCAGAAAAGAATATATTGTTGTTTATGATAAGAACCAGAAAAAGTTTGTATGTGAATGTGGTTATTTTGAGTTTTATGGCATCCCTTGTTCTCATATAATAGCTGGGATGAGAAGTGAGTATATTGATGAATTTCCAAGCAATCTAGTTTCTAAGAGGTGGTTGAAAACAGCCAAGTCTGCTCATGTGTATTCAATTTCAGAGCCTGGTATTCATTCACAGAATATGAAATTGTTGCGAAAAGGAGCTATGTCTGCCGCATGCAACTATCTCGCAGAAATAGCATGCGAAAAGGATGATGATTTTTCAAGTGTAATGGAAGACATTTATAAGCTGTTGAGGGATGTTCAGAAGAGTCGCAAACCGGGTTGTACAACAAAGAGTGCAGCCTTTAATGTGGGTGATCCAACTGTTGTACAGGGTAGAGGTGCCCCCAAGAAGACCAGAACTGTCACCAAGAGAAGGCATTGCTCAAATTGCATGGGTATTGGACACACGATTCGTACGTGCCCAGTTTTGCTTTATCCTGCTCAAGTCAATAACAGTGAAACAGGTGAATCTGAAGTGAAGGAATTGAGGACAGCACAGACGACGAGGTGA